A single window of uncultured Pseudodesulfovibrio sp. DNA harbors:
- a CDS encoding efflux RND transporter periplasmic adaptor subunit translates to MRTLLIKARAIFGLKVIIPVCVVILAAAGAYATVATAPKAKKRPPVAIAPAVETKEVSSGTHRVWLPVMGTVTAARSITLEARVSGEVESISSTFTPGGYFEKGEQILTISPEDYQLALREVQAEVTTAEYDLKVEQGYQTVSAREWKLLSGSTKGTEAESELALRKPHLAKAQAELQAAQAKLRQAMLDLERTKISAPFSAMVQEKSVDIGAMISPQESLATLVGTDEFWIEASVPVDRLHWINIPSAGTVDGSKARISSGSGVGLSVREGQVVRLLPSLESEGRMARLLISVKDPLNIAGRPNVKPLLLGSYVSVEIDGGVLENVMTIPRSAYHDNDKVWIMTEANTLEIRSLKSVWRDEGTIVVAEGLVPGEVVVTSALSTPLQGMRLRSISAAVDTNVVEKPNRVGVDAGKGKGPDKGQGGGMNNG, encoded by the coding sequence ATGCGTACTTTACTCATCAAGGCACGGGCCATTTTCGGCCTCAAGGTTATTATTCCGGTCTGTGTTGTTATACTTGCTGCAGCCGGTGCGTATGCCACGGTGGCGACGGCTCCCAAAGCAAAAAAAAGACCTCCTGTCGCTATTGCCCCTGCTGTAGAGACCAAGGAGGTTTCCAGTGGGACGCACCGGGTTTGGCTTCCGGTCATGGGGACGGTGACCGCTGCCCGGTCCATCACGCTTGAGGCGCGAGTTTCTGGTGAGGTTGAATCAATCAGTTCAACTTTTACACCCGGCGGTTACTTTGAAAAGGGAGAGCAGATTCTTACCATCAGCCCAGAGGATTATCAGCTTGCGCTTCGTGAAGTGCAGGCTGAAGTCACTACTGCCGAATATGACCTGAAAGTTGAACAAGGATATCAGACCGTGTCTGCCCGGGAGTGGAAATTACTCAGTGGCTCCACAAAAGGAACTGAAGCCGAATCCGAACTCGCCTTGAGAAAACCGCATTTGGCTAAAGCTCAGGCTGAATTGCAAGCGGCCCAAGCCAAGCTTCGTCAGGCGATGCTTGATTTGGAACGTACCAAAATTTCTGCGCCGTTTTCCGCCATGGTTCAAGAAAAGAGTGTTGACATCGGAGCTATGATTTCTCCTCAGGAATCCCTTGCTACACTTGTTGGGACCGATGAATTCTGGATTGAGGCCTCTGTGCCGGTGGATCGTTTGCATTGGATTAATATTCCGTCCGCCGGAACCGTGGATGGCTCCAAGGCTCGAATCTCCTCGGGCAGCGGCGTCGGTCTGTCGGTTCGTGAAGGGCAGGTGGTTCGTTTATTGCCTTCTCTGGAGAGCGAAGGGCGAATGGCCCGCCTCTTGATATCGGTTAAGGACCCGTTGAATATTGCGGGGCGACCAAACGTCAAGCCGCTTCTTTTGGGGAGTTATGTTTCTGTTGAAATCGATGGTGGTGTGTTGGAAAACGTGATGACTATTCCGCGTTCAGCCTATCATGACAATGATAAGGTTTGGATTATGACCGAAGCCAATACTCTTGAGATCCGGTCGCTGAAATCCGTATGGCGAGATGAGGGAACCATTGTTGTTGCCGAAGGGCTCGTACCAGGTGAAGTCGTTGTAACTTCAGCGCTTTCGACTCCGTTGCAGGGGATGAGACTGCGGAGTATCTCGGCGGCAGTGGATACCAATGTCGTTGAAAAGCCAAACCGTGTCGGTGTTGATGCCGGCAAGGGCAAAGGCCCGGACAAGGGACAAGGCGGAGGAATGAACAATGGTTAA